Genomic DNA from Dysidea avara chromosome 10, odDysAvar1.4, whole genome shotgun sequence:
gggtatatatattctgcaaacatcactgaagtgtatgcatggagttatttatatattaacagctggtgaaATGGACTAATGCcatattcaatagtgagctgattttatctgttgcacaattcaaggatgtgtctgactgctagccttgaatcaggctaaatgccaaaactccaagatcagccaaatctctattataagccgcatgtgaaaccatgcccgtagccaccaggcaaacgtgatttggaccaagatgtgtgtgtaatttcaatgtatctagtcagacctgaaatggaacactcacattaattacataccacctaagaatcctaggatttcttaagtgtaacatttcacatgcttcacttcaaacaaaacaggttaattttgttcgtctattttcaagtgattcccagtccagctggtccatgaaattacaatgggatcacatgtatttgttatagtgcgggctgtcctgtgttggatctactgtagagttgagatttcaaggtagactcactgccaatgtactgacactagtactgttgtagcatgtttaagtggaggacaaatgaaatagtaatgctagattatttatgtatacaaatttttcataatgaaattgatatcccattttgatttgtacttccactttgcaacatattcaagaacaagaagctaccacacttaatctccaaccactgtcattaattaaccaagatctcactagtctgtaattcaccttactgtagtgattttattgattcatctgtatgttttctcattttcctttgaagttgtaccaagagttcataataaggtggagagtgtctaacttgaatgcattcaccaaacaccctgcttaaagtaacacctcggccttatttcagaacaaagactttaccttcttcagcaacactaataaccagttttctatcccccagtaaaggtgttgatttgatgaaaggtgaactttacgcagggtgtttgtacaggccatactgagagttagacactctcccccatacaaatcagtattgcgaactcttggttgtacagtataggtaaacaaagataagtttctctcctatcttattctaggatttctattgacaaggaaaattcaattatttgtatacaggctcaaaattgagaaaatataaagaaagtgaattaatattatacagtcagtttgcttttggatatttaatgcctccaaccacaacaaaaattcaatgaatccatgcatctcatcactggtcgtctgaacattctgaaagtgatacctcactcaatcaaccatatattctgtttattagactgaataaagtcatgattacctaaacaatcacttaattaatgttttataattatcctattccattttcccggaggttccactgataaaatgcaatttcagcaatgatagcagctagccaagctgcaagttgattcagaaagcattccattctgtaaaatagaccccatccagaattcaactcagtactcaggctgagatatctgacaatagtccactactctgttaatgaatcattgatgttcacacaatatagcctccttgaggtatctgaatgtttgctcctcacacactgcacaaaattcctttagattctgcttagactgagttgattcagcttgtcaccatacttgtttcctttgtagtgtagctatacacatacttttatgccgattagaaaggctgggcctcagactgtacattctaaaagtcaagtaagtaaaaataactcacatactagtaaaaacaagtcatgcattaagttccctacttgatatatccgaagataaacacactgagtcagctattcccacaattagtacttcgttactaatgacaaccaacaagaacccacaatcgatccttaaattcgttttatcttcttggggtacgtttgattacctgctggaagtgccactgataacttggaCAGCAATGGTAAACTGCAAGTTGAatctgcaagcttcaatctgagaaagcattccgttccgcagtttagtccatcattccgttccgttccgttccgtagaatagaccccaccgtttATACCCCTTATACTTTTCCACAATCTTGCACTGCTTGACAGATATGATACAAGTGTGCATGGTGATGTGCAGTAGATAATATCATGTGATTGTGATAAATTTCTATATTGTGATTGTTTTCATATCATGACGAGTAATGGTGTAACATTTTTACAAGTCATACATCTTGTTTATTTAATACTCAAAacattgtaccaagagttcacgTAATGACCGTTTTTGAGTTCAAATGACATTCAGGTCCATGACTGGTTACTGCTGCAAAGATTTAGCTGTAAAGGCCATAGCTAATAAAGGATATGGCAAGTGACATGCAGATTCACATATGCAATGCAGCAGTTCTTGTATCGATAACTATAGCGATGGGAGACAACGATGGAATCAGAATTATAGCGTGCGAGACAGTAACAAGAGGAGAAGTGTTGCTAACCAACCTAGCAAACGGGCTAACATACTAGATCTTAGATCTGATGCTAACATGCTAGAGTCATATCTATGCTGCAGCTGGTGGGCGAAGTTTCAGACTGAGACTTGTCGATTGCGTCATCGTATATCATTACGCAATGACGATGACATATAGTGCAGGCGAAAAACGCTGTACGGTCACACCCAGttttcaaaaaaaaagaaaaagaaaagaaaacgcAATCAGCAAGTGAAATCAGCAAGTGAAATCAGCAGGCCATAGCACAAGTAATGTTTTAAGCTAGTGGGTGCTGGACACATCCACGTCACGCAGATGCTGGAACAGTGCCAGAAAGCGTCGAATGTGTGCAGCGGCCATGGAAAATTTAGCTGAGATTCAAAAGCGCGTTGACGCCGCTATTGATCAAGCCACCAGATCGAAGAGGAAATAGAACAGATAACGTGTCAAGTATCTGAACTACAACTGAAGCTGCAAGATGCAACCACAGCTGTGGATGAAAATGTACAAGAGCTACTATCCCTAAGAAAGAAGCTTGAACAGTGCAGGCCACTTCAGGATGAAAGAGTAACCAGTGGTGCAGAGCTGAAAGACAATGCCACGATTACGACAGACCCTGAACTTTGTACCAGTGGAGCATCAGATGCTGAGTCAACAGATCAAATTAACTCTGATGATAAGAACCCACGTGCTGCTAGGAGCAGAAGTAAAACTCTAAGCACTTCTGTTGATAATGAACCTTCTGGAAACTTTGTTTCTCAATCTTCAGCAGTAACTGCAACTTCATCTGCTACTGTGAAATACAAAGTTGAAAAGATAAAAGTAATCAACTATGATCAAACCATGCAAAAAATTTTCTACCAACCAGCTGTAGAAGCAAAACAGCGTATATCTGTTAATTCACTGCTAGGTGAGACAGTGAACAAAACAAAAACTAAGATAGTTTGCGCAAGAACAATGAGTAGTTACGGACCAACCGAACAAAATAAAAAACAGTTTATATATCCTTATCAATTAGCCAATGGTCCCAACAATGAACTGTTTGTCAGTGACAGAGAGAATCATCAGTTAATTATATTTGATGATAAATTGCAGTACTTGAGAGTGTTTGGAAGCAAGGGTTCAGGTAAGGTCAAAAAGGGGACATTTTACAATCCCACTGGTCTAGCTGTAGATGCAGCTGGTGGTGCTCTGTATGTTGCAGATCATAACAACATAATTCAAAAATTTGAGTTGAATGGTGATATGTCTTTGGATTATGTCGGCTATTATGGGAAGAAAGAACGAGAAAAGGGTCAGTTGCTTTACCCATGTGGTTTAGCATTTTCAAGTAAAGGACTATTTGTCTGTGATTATGGAAATCATCGCATCCAAGTATTTAAGGGTAGTGAGGTAGATTCATTTGGTCATCACGGTAGTAATATTGGAGAGTTTAAGGAGCCTCATTCTATTGTCATCAATAAAGATGAAAATAAAGTGTTTGTTACAGATCACAGCAATAATAGAATACAAGTCTTTACAACAGAAGGTAGCTTTGTTGCTGTTATAGTTGACAAGACCAATGCTCCTAGCAATCCACAGGTACAGTATCCTCGTGGCATTTTCTATACATCCGATGGACATTTGTTAGTCAGTTGTACTTACACTCACTGTATAGTGGAGTTTACTGAGGATGGTAGCTACGTCTCTACCATAGAAGGTATTGTACAACCTGGTGGTATCGTGTTGCAACATACTGGAGACATAGTTGTCACAAGTAATGTAAAACAAGTACTGTATGTCATTGCATCTCTTGATGACAGTGTTTGTAAAGTATCGGATGAATAGATGTTGTACTGCTCTTATAAAACTATTTTGCTACACAACTGTTTTGTATGATATTTTGTAAGTATTCAGCCAAACAGCTATTTCTTTTTGTATCCCCTCTGCTGTGCATATTGTGTGCTTTTATATAAGATAATTATGGAAATCAGAAATTATTTCTTGACTGCTAGGTAATTTACATAGATGATACTAGACTCTTCTAATTGAACACTGAAACACATCTTTCTTAATTCCCACATAAACTACACAAGTTATCAGATCATCTTTTCGTACAGTACCAATGTTTACAAGAAAAGATGATAATTGGTTCATGTTTTATGAGTTCCACATTCAACATACTTAGAAAAGAGGTCAGGGGGCACTCACTACTCATATAGGCATGATGAATTTAATTGTTTACTAAAGGGCTGTCAGCTGCATAGCTGAGAACTATACTGATAAAAATATACTAGTGCCTGCATGAATGAGGTAAAGTATAGCACCTTCCATTTTCTTATGCAGGACCACTTTCAGCTAGCTAGGTATACAGTCTAATCAATATATATAATACAAGATAAATTCAAAGAGAAAACTGGCACAAGTGTTATATAGCATGCATATTGTGTAAGGAAATAATTTGTAATAAAAATTCTGAAACAAATTATCATGTAATAACGATTAGTATAAATATTCCACAGACGTAATAGCCCAATAAGCTTGAATGTTTTCACCCCTGAAAGCTTAGGCTTGAATGCATGCTAacttgcatatatatatatatacatattcaCCTTTAAGATAAGTAGACAGCTCAGGTAATAGCTagattcatgcatgcatgaggtACAAAGATTCCAAGGACAACGGAACCTTTATTTCATGGACACTTTGAGACCAACCAATTTTTGAGAAATTTTGCTGTTCTATAGAGGTTGTCCTCTTACTGAGGTAAAATTGCATTGGTAAAGGTCTATAGGgacctcagaaactgtcctttataaggaGTACAGTGCATTTTCAGGgtcctttaagagaggttcaACTGTAATTCAAATACAGAAGAAAATAAGCAAATTAAACTAAGTTTATTAACAATGGAAACCACATAATTCTATACAGTGTGTAACTGCATGCTATTGTTAGTATGCTCAAGAATAATTAAGATGACTTCTGATTGCCATGTAAGGACTTTTGGAACAATTTATTTCAGAGAATTATCTATTGATAGTAATTCCCACTAgtgtagtgatgtgcaatatactgaaaatttttcgacattgcaatatttttttcaATAGCGATATTGTATCGaatctcaatatttttataaccGATATGAATATTTATCGTATAGTCAATATTTTGCTACAATTTTCAATACGTATATTGAGTAATATTTTGGTAATTTACAACTTATGGTGTGTGATGGTAGAAATGAAGCTCAGTTCTGTACagtttagccattttaaaaagCATCTACAAGTTTCCAAGGCTTGTTATTGCCTTCATCGCAAATTCTATAAAGCATATAGCTgctaattataaacatttgccCAATGCAattaatcaaaagaaaaaataccaaacaaaagtattggaatttcattattttaCCAATTATCATATCGATATCATACTGaaaccaaaatcctaatatcACACATCACTACTGTAGTGGTTTATTGATTAATATTCAAAAGGCTTAGCTAACATTTGCTTGTAGATTTTTCATAAGACAGCCATGGTTGGTTAGTATTTTACATATGTGTGGTTATACATCTGACAGATGAAATGGTGTTCATGTTTGTTAGATGACTGTGTGAACTGCGCTGGATGGAACAATCATTTGGGCAGAGAGTTTAGTTGAAAAAATGTATATATGTTTGTATAATTGATGTTCAGTTTATTAAGGTTGAACAGTACACACGATATGCTTTCCGGTGATAAGTTATGTGATGTTAAGTGTGTTTAATGTGGTGCTAAAAGTCCAAGTACTAATTTTGGTATAAATATAACAACAAACTCAGTACCTTATATGTACCTGTACC
This window encodes:
- the LOC136269240 gene encoding RING finger protein nhl-1-like yields the protein MQKIFYQPAVEAKQRISVNSLLGETVNKTKTKIVCARTMSSYGPTEQNKKQFIYPYQLANGPNNELFVSDRENHQLIIFDDKLQYLRVFGSKGSGKVKKGTFYNPTGLAVDAAGGALYVADHNNIIQKFELNGDMSLDYVGYYGKKEREKGQLLYPCGLAFSSKGLFVCDYGNHRIQVFKGSEVDSFGHHGSNIGEFKEPHSIVINKDENKVFVTDHSNNRIQVFTTEGSFVAVIVDKTNAPSNPQVQYPRGIFYTSDGHLLVSCTYTHCIVEFTEDGSYVSTIEGIVQPGGIVLQHTGDIVVTSNVKQVLYVIASLDDSVCKVSDE